One stretch of Muribaculum intestinale DNA includes these proteins:
- a CDS encoding YqiA/YcfP family alpha/beta fold hydrolase — translation MLNPALGTNGFTSMLFERVKKDGNIEYAYVFAGTDSFNDVIEDIIQLLGCAGQYSYAISNAKKLVGDLDGNEITFVGHSLGGGLAAAASMATQKPAVTFNPAAVSPLTMERHGLTDGQYIKNYVAIGPQYGNYCIGKGPVSDIQELFGLISPGYTQYVPVGFHLNWGAYHSISTMINYLKP, via the coding sequence ATGCTGAATCCTGCATTAGGGACTAATGGATTTACATCCATGCTTTTTGAAAGAGTAAAAAAGGATGGAAATATAGAATATGCATATGTATTTGCCGGCACAGATTCTTTTAACGATGTAATTGAGGATATTATACAATTACTTGGATGTGCCGGACAATATAGTTATGCAATCAGTAATGCAAAAAAGTTGGTTGGAGATTTGGATGGCAATGAAATAACATTCGTGGGTCATTCTTTGGGCGGCGGATTGGCAGCTGCTGCAAGTATGGCGACACAGAAACCGGCCGTTACATTTAATCCCGCAGCAGTAAGTCCACTGACGATGGAACGACATGGACTTACAGATGGACAGTATATTAAAAACTATGTCGCTATAGGCCCACAATATGGTAATTACTGCATAGGGAAAGGCCCTGTATCGGATATTCAAGAGTTATTTGGGCTAATTTCACCTGGATATACTCAATATGTCCCGGTAGGATTTCACTTAAATTGGGGCGCCTACCATAGTATATCCACGATGATTAATTATCTAAAGCCATAA
- a CDS encoding peptidylprolyl isomerase, which translates to MNLRKSLFVLAMGMGVALVADGKKPSDPVLMTIDGKDVRLSEFDYLYGKNNMQQQSPVAVDEYLDMFIAYKLKVADAIAAGIDTTAAFRKEYEGYRLDLVRPYLTDKDEEERLISEAYSHYPVEVEASHIMVALGKTPEEREKNKALLDSIRTAAVGGADFAALARKYSIDRSASRNGGSMGYITPGRFPYVFEKAAYDTPEGEISPVIETPFGFHIVRSGARRAATGEVLAQHILKLTQGKTPEEQARAKTQIDSIYTLIKGGADFSDLARRESEDPGSAKNGGMLPWFGAGRMVPEFEKAAFALADSAVSEPFQTSYGYHIVKTLGHRGVPALDDVRQQIMGMMQRDGRAQLSYRKKMDELRARFQTSPSDSLSENELIDLETERLAAEDADFANLLREYHDGMLLFEISNRKIWEGAAKDTEGIEKYFEAHRGDYSLAEPKYKGFMIYTPNDSMMTVVREYVAAAGDINPDSIGVVLKRQFDKDVRIERVLAAKGDNRVVDAVAFGGERPDLPGKWKCWMPWNGRMIEAPEEAADVRGAVTTDYQAELEREWVEQLRATHKVKVNKKVLKSVKQHLNVGR; encoded by the coding sequence ATGAATCTACGCAAATCGCTATTTGTGCTTGCCATGGGCATGGGCGTGGCTCTGGTTGCCGATGGAAAGAAGCCCTCGGATCCGGTGTTGATGACCATCGACGGAAAGGATGTGCGCCTTAGTGAGTTCGATTATCTCTACGGAAAGAACAATATGCAGCAGCAGTCGCCGGTGGCTGTCGACGAATATCTCGATATGTTTATCGCCTACAAGCTGAAGGTGGCCGACGCCATTGCGGCCGGCATTGACACCACTGCGGCATTCCGTAAGGAATACGAGGGGTATCGCCTCGACCTCGTGCGTCCTTATCTTACCGACAAGGATGAGGAGGAGCGCCTGATATCAGAAGCCTATTCCCACTATCCGGTAGAGGTAGAAGCGAGCCACATAATGGTGGCTCTCGGCAAGACACCCGAAGAGCGGGAGAAGAACAAGGCGTTGCTCGACAGCATCCGCACCGCCGCTGTCGGGGGGGCGGATTTCGCAGCCCTTGCGCGCAAATATTCCATTGACCGTTCGGCCTCGCGCAACGGCGGCAGCATGGGATACATCACTCCCGGACGTTTCCCCTATGTATTTGAGAAGGCGGCCTATGACACTCCCGAGGGGGAGATATCGCCGGTGATAGAAACACCGTTCGGATTTCATATCGTAAGGTCGGGCGCACGCCGCGCCGCTACAGGCGAGGTGCTGGCGCAGCATATACTTAAGCTCACCCAGGGCAAGACCCCCGAGGAGCAGGCCCGGGCCAAGACTCAGATTGACTCTATCTATACTCTGATTAAGGGTGGCGCCGACTTCAGCGATCTCGCCCGCAGAGAGAGCGAGGACCCTGGTTCGGCCAAGAACGGCGGCATGCTCCCCTGGTTCGGTGCAGGACGTATGGTGCCGGAGTTTGAGAAGGCTGCATTCGCACTGGCCGACAGTGCCGTGTCGGAGCCTTTCCAGACCTCCTACGGCTATCATATCGTGAAGACTCTCGGCCACCGCGGTGTGCCGGCTCTCGACGATGTGCGTCAGCAGATTATGGGTATGATGCAGCGCGACGGACGCGCTCAGCTTTCTTACCGTAAGAAGATGGACGAACTGAGAGCGCGTTTCCAGACTTCGCCTTCCGACTCGCTCAGCGAGAACGAGCTTATCGACCTTGAAACCGAACGTCTTGCAGCGGAGGATGCCGATTTCGCCAACCTGTTGCGCGAGTATCACGACGGTATGTTACTGTTCGAGATAAGCAACCGCAAGATATGGGAAGGCGCGGCAAAGGATACCGAGGGTATCGAGAAATACTTCGAGGCCCATCGTGGCGATTATTCTCTGGCCGAACCCAAATACAAGGGATTCATGATTTATACTCCCAACGACTCTATGATGACGGTAGTCAGGGAGTATGTGGCTGCTGCCGGCGACATCAATCCCGATTCGATAGGGGTGGTGCTCAAGCGTCAGTTTGACAAGGATGTGCGCATCGAGCGTGTGCTTGCCGCCAAGGGCGACAACCGGGTGGTCGACGCTGTGGCTTTCGGAGGCGAGCGTCCCGACCTGCCCGGAAAGTGGAAATGCTGGATGCCCTGGAATGGGCGTATGATAGAGGCTCCGGAGGAAGCCGCCGATGTGCGCGGTGCCGTCACTACCGACTATCAGGCGGAACTCGAGCGCGAGTGGGTGGAGCAGCTGCGTGCCACCCACAAGGTCAAAGTCAACAAGAAGGTGCTGAAATCAGTGAAACAACATCTGAATGTCGGGCGATAA
- a CDS encoding glycoside hydrolase family 88 protein, translating into MKKYLLKIAFMLLPLISYASAWDTDYKQIDGAVKRPVFPEKTFVISKYGAKPDGRPDKNQKAINKAIEACHKAGGGVVTVPAGTYRTGAIRLLSNVNLKVDEGATLLFVFQPELYPIVPTRWEGLDCWNLSPCVYAFQADNVAITGKGTIDGGADNENWWPWCGKDRFGWKEGMPRQQGDHARPRLLRLAEDGVEMDERRFTADDCLRPQLINFNQCDGVLIEDVTLLRSPFWVIHPLLSKNVTVSGVHISNDGPNGDGCDPESCDGVVIENCFFNTGDDCIAIKSGRNNDGRLWGRPSENIIIRNCRMENGHGGVVIGSEISGGCRNVFAENCTMDSPNLDRVIRIKTNTCRGGVIENIYARNIEVGQCKESVMRINLDYEPREICCRGYVPTVRNVYLDNVTCNKSRYGILLNSLDSVANVYNINVNNCRFDGVAEHNKITGKVGEVNFANTTVNGKPCLSSTPYRNLSQWLTKSEMQRVPQSCLLDFSKKPKWSYVMGIELESMLDTYLRYGDDSILDYCKSYTDTMIGADGSIRGYNLADYNLDNVRTGHFVAAMHENFPEEKNLIAIRTLQQQLDKQPRTKEGVYWHKAMYAYQVWLDGIFMGLPFRVKTAHMLSAKKQKAVYDDAVDQLKKTYERTLDASTGLNRHAWDENRDMFWSNDTTGLSQHCWGRAQGWYVMALVEILDALPEDYGRRGEVADLLTRTLDGVVKWQDKDSGVWWQVMDQPGREGNYLESTCSAMMAYSMLKSVRKGYVDGRFMVPARKAYHGIVDRFLKVNPDMTLSLTDCCAVAGLGPGVSPAVSKAAPKVKENRRRDGSFDYYISEPVRDNDAKGVGPFVWASLEMEHNGCATADHLNDIIRAKSGTLRK; encoded by the coding sequence ATGAAAAAATACCTGTTGAAAATAGCCTTCATGCTGCTTCCGCTGATATCCTATGCCTCGGCATGGGACACTGACTACAAGCAGATCGACGGAGCCGTGAAGCGACCTGTTTTCCCTGAAAAGACTTTTGTCATCAGCAAGTATGGTGCAAAACCCGATGGCCGACCGGATAAGAACCAGAAGGCAATCAACAAGGCAATCGAAGCCTGCCACAAGGCTGGCGGCGGTGTAGTGACTGTGCCCGCGGGCACCTACCGTACCGGCGCCATACGGTTGCTCTCCAACGTCAACCTCAAGGTCGACGAGGGCGCCACGCTGCTCTTTGTGTTCCAGCCCGAGCTTTACCCCATAGTGCCTACCCGCTGGGAGGGTCTCGACTGCTGGAATCTCTCGCCGTGTGTATATGCCTTCCAGGCCGACAATGTAGCCATCACCGGCAAGGGCACTATCGACGGCGGAGCCGACAATGAAAACTGGTGGCCATGGTGTGGCAAGGACCGTTTTGGCTGGAAGGAGGGCATGCCCCGCCAGCAGGGCGACCATGCGCGTCCGCGCCTGCTTCGTCTGGCCGAGGATGGAGTGGAGATGGACGAGCGCCGCTTTACAGCCGATGACTGCCTGCGCCCGCAGTTGATTAATTTCAACCAGTGTGACGGTGTGCTTATCGAGGATGTCACCCTGCTGCGTTCGCCGTTCTGGGTAATCCATCCGCTGCTGTCGAAGAATGTGACCGTAAGCGGGGTGCATATCAGCAACGACGGCCCCAACGGCGACGGCTGCGACCCCGAGTCGTGTGACGGTGTGGTGATTGAGAACTGCTTCTTCAACACTGGCGACGACTGTATAGCCATCAAGAGCGGCCGCAACAATGACGGACGTCTGTGGGGACGTCCGTCGGAGAATATCATCATACGCAACTGCCGCATGGAGAATGGCCACGGAGGTGTGGTTATCGGCAGCGAGATATCCGGCGGATGCCGCAACGTGTTTGCCGAGAACTGTACGATGGACAGTCCGAACCTCGACCGTGTCATCCGCATCAAGACCAATACATGCCGCGGCGGTGTGATAGAGAATATCTATGCCCGCAATATCGAGGTAGGGCAGTGCAAGGAGTCGGTGATGCGCATCAATCTCGACTATGAGCCGCGCGAGATATGCTGCCGCGGGTATGTGCCTACGGTGCGCAACGTATATCTTGACAATGTAACCTGCAACAAGAGCCGCTACGGAATCCTGCTCAACTCGCTCGACTCGGTGGCCAACGTATACAATATTAATGTGAACAACTGCCGTTTCGACGGGGTGGCCGAGCACAACAAAATCACCGGCAAGGTGGGCGAGGTGAATTTCGCCAACACCACGGTCAACGGCAAGCCCTGCCTGAGCAGCACTCCTTACCGCAACCTGAGCCAGTGGCTCACGAAGTCGGAGATGCAGCGTGTGCCCCAGAGCTGTCTGCTCGACTTCTCCAAGAAGCCCAAGTGGAGCTATGTCATGGGCATTGAGCTTGAGTCGATGCTCGACACATATCTGCGCTACGGCGACGACAGCATCCTCGACTATTGCAAGAGCTATACCGACACGATGATTGGTGCCGACGGCTCGATACGCGGCTATAACCTGGCCGACTACAATCTCGACAATGTGCGTACGGGTCATTTCGTGGCCGCCATGCATGAGAATTTTCCCGAAGAGAAGAATCTCATCGCTATTCGCACTCTTCAGCAGCAGCTCGACAAGCAGCCGCGCACCAAAGAGGGCGTATACTGGCACAAGGCCATGTATGCTTATCAGGTGTGGCTCGACGGCATATTCATGGGTCTGCCTTTCCGCGTGAAGACCGCCCACATGCTCTCCGCCAAGAAGCAGAAGGCTGTGTATGACGATGCCGTGGATCAGCTGAAGAAGACTTATGAGCGTACTCTCGATGCCTCGACAGGGCTCAACCGCCATGCGTGGGACGAGAACCGCGACATGTTCTGGAGCAACGACACCACCGGCCTGTCGCAGCACTGCTGGGGTCGCGCCCAGGGCTGGTATGTGATGGCCCTGGTAGAGATACTCGATGCCCTGCCCGAGGATTACGGGCGCCGCGGCGAGGTGGCCGACCTGCTTACCCGCACTCTCGACGGAGTGGTGAAGTGGCAGGACAAGGATAGCGGCGTGTGGTGGCAGGTGATGGACCAGCCGGGCCGCGAAGGCAACTATCTTGAGTCGACCTGCTCGGCCATGATGGCCTACTCGATGCTCAAGAGTGTGCGCAAGGGGTATGTCGACGGGCGCTTTATGGTGCCTGCCCGTAAGGCCTACCATGGTATCGTCGACCGTTTCCTCAAGGTGAATCCCGACATGACGCTGTCGCTTACCGATTGCTGCGCTGTGGCCGGCCTCGGCCCGGGTGTGAGCCCTGCAGTGAGCAAGGCTGCTCCGAAGGTGAAGGAGAACCGCCGGCGTGACGGATCGTTTGACTACTACATATCGGAACCGGTGCGCGACAACGACGCCAAGGGTGTCGGCCCGTTTGTGTGGGCATCTCTTGAGATGGAACACAACGGTTGTGCCACTGCCGACCATCTCAATGATATCATACGTGCCAAATCGGGCACTCTTCGTAAATAA
- the rbr gene encoding rubrerythrin, with translation MSKSEKTPKSIKGTRTEQNVVDAYISETQAYARYTYYASQAEKDGYFPLKEVFEETAANELRHGKVYLKMLQGGELTCNIPVDAIPAKDTVTNLEISIHEEGDEAVKTYLANAKMAEEEGFPEIAEHFKAIASIEKHHMERFQRYLDRIKAGTLWKRDKAITWKCLVCGYEFVGKEPPKVCPACDHPYQHYMPMDME, from the coding sequence ATGAGCAAATCAGAAAAAACTCCTAAGAGCATAAAGGGTACACGCACGGAACAGAATGTCGTTGACGCTTATATCAGCGAAACTCAGGCTTATGCCCGTTATACCTATTACGCCTCGCAAGCCGAGAAAGACGGATATTTCCCTCTTAAGGAAGTCTTTGAGGAAACAGCCGCCAATGAGCTACGTCATGGCAAGGTATATCTGAAGATGCTTCAGGGTGGAGAGCTTACCTGCAATATCCCCGTCGATGCTATTCCTGCCAAGGACACCGTCACCAATCTCGAGATATCCATACATGAGGAGGGCGATGAGGCTGTAAAGACTTATCTTGCCAATGCCAAAATGGCCGAAGAGGAGGGATTCCCCGAAATAGCCGAGCATTTCAAGGCTATCGCCTCGATAGAGAAGCATCATATGGAGCGCTTCCAGCGCTATCTCGACCGCATCAAGGCCGGTACTCTCTGGAAACGCGACAAGGCCATAACCTGGAAGTGTCTGGTATGTGGATATGAGTTTGTGGGCAAGGAGCCTCCAAAAGTATGTCCCGCCTGCGACCACCCATATCAGCATTACATGCCGATGGATATGGAGTAA
- a CDS encoding RHS repeat-associated core domain-containing protein, which yields MIGKRSKTFSGTAPASKAASLPDIIWPPVSDRDSMTAIQAYTRQTPYEYCGNYEYIRGKLSRINTPTGYYENGRHYFYVKDYQGNVRCTVADNDSLTKAVHYYPGGSLFGESYGYYFWSGNNLFQGGKLEKSDAHTFYDLQNRHYDPILNRFTSVDALGEKSQRVSHYIYALGNPVRFIDPEGLEPTPYEGALMSGAVYMESENYNYYIEALEIV from the coding sequence ATGATAGGGAAACGCAGCAAGACATTCTCCGGCACGGCGCCGGCGTCCAAGGCGGCTTCACTGCCCGACATCATATGGCCTCCTGTTTCTGACCGCGACTCAATGACTGCAATCCAGGCATACACCAGACAGACGCCATATGAATATTGCGGAAACTACGAATATATCCGCGGTAAGCTGTCGCGCATCAATACTCCCACAGGCTACTATGAGAATGGCCGCCATTACTTCTACGTCAAGGATTATCAAGGCAACGTGCGCTGTACTGTCGCCGACAACGACAGTCTTACAAAGGCCGTACACTATTATCCCGGAGGTTCGCTGTTTGGCGAAAGCTATGGCTATTACTTTTGGTCAGGAAATAATCTTTTCCAAGGAGGAAAGCTCGAAAAAAGCGATGCCCACACCTTCTACGACCTACAGAACCGCCACTACGACCCGATACTCAATCGCTTTACCTCCGTTGATGCCCTTGGCGAAAAGTCACAAAGGGTCTCCCATTACATATACGCTCTCGGAAATCCCGTAAGATTCATAGATCCCGAAGGATTGGAACCCACACCATATGAAGGTGCTTTAATGAGTGGTGCTGTTTATATGGAATCAGAAAACTATAATTATTATATTGAAGCCTTAGAGATTGTCTAA
- a CDS encoding DUF4861 family protein: MMNTFRSILTFTAATCAAASYAATQFDVTVANPSAAPRNAVGVTLPVKGMFWGKTLPLASVKIDGTDIPWQIDDTDGDGRPDELAFTVDLPAKAEVTAKVTICEGTDGSQFKPSTWASLRLRDHNRRYPEAGSVTFPGSDTPRHVYDAVYGHGIMLEGSHGGIRVYADNRQSIDLYGKKSPRLELAETAFYTTPDKEAEGYGCDILWAGNSIGAGSFRAVAPDGTLFATDSVASRTQRVIASGPVRSIVEVSTPRWKVNGREYDMTQRYTIWAGHRDIEVDIYGLYGTPEGSFATGVLCLDNGDGFVSARGTAISCGTSTPDKKRPDHTETLAVGIYAPDSLVNDVREDSLNYLITLNPDAAGHISYSIAFASAKEEGAPVSLARWQACMDDIAARHRQPSTVTVSLTEPSDTVTIMMIGDSTMADKVLKGENQERGWGQMLPTLLNGPVRVDNHAVNGRSSKSFIDEGRWDKVIERLRPGDYLIIQFGHNDEKASDPSRHTLPGSTFDANLTRFAREALAKGATPILMNSIVRRNFPAPGAPTVTVDDKYKKGYHPEAFDTEGSRLVDTHGPYLDPPRRVAESLGLPFIDMNAITHNAIQALGRDASREYFMWIPADTYPFAPEGKIDNTHLNIKGATFVATLAAQALADTLPLLRPYISVAR; the protein is encoded by the coding sequence ATGATGAACACTTTCCGCTCTATTCTCACATTTACAGCGGCAACATGCGCGGCGGCTTCATACGCCGCGACACAATTTGATGTCACCGTCGCCAACCCCTCGGCGGCACCCCGCAACGCTGTCGGGGTGACACTCCCCGTAAAGGGTATGTTCTGGGGGAAGACGCTCCCCCTCGCGTCGGTAAAGATTGACGGCACCGACATCCCTTGGCAGATTGACGACACCGACGGCGACGGTCGTCCCGACGAACTCGCATTCACCGTCGACCTCCCCGCCAAGGCCGAAGTCACCGCGAAAGTCACAATCTGCGAAGGCACCGACGGTTCGCAGTTCAAACCCTCGACATGGGCCTCACTGCGACTACGCGACCACAACCGACGATACCCCGAAGCCGGCAGCGTGACATTTCCCGGCTCCGACACTCCACGCCATGTCTACGACGCCGTCTACGGCCACGGCATAATGCTCGAAGGCTCCCACGGAGGCATACGCGTATATGCCGACAACCGACAGAGCATCGACCTATACGGCAAAAAATCACCGCGCCTCGAACTCGCCGAAACAGCCTTCTACACCACTCCCGACAAGGAAGCGGAAGGCTACGGATGCGACATCCTCTGGGCCGGCAACTCGATTGGCGCGGGCTCGTTCAGAGCGGTGGCTCCCGACGGTACACTATTCGCCACCGACTCCGTGGCCTCACGCACACAGCGGGTGATTGCATCCGGACCGGTGCGCTCCATTGTCGAGGTATCCACACCGCGATGGAAAGTCAACGGCCGCGAATACGATATGACCCAGCGCTACACCATATGGGCCGGACACCGCGACATCGAAGTAGACATCTACGGACTATACGGCACCCCCGAAGGCTCATTCGCCACAGGTGTGCTCTGCCTCGACAACGGCGACGGATTCGTGTCAGCCCGAGGCACCGCCATCAGCTGCGGCACAAGCACTCCCGACAAGAAACGCCCCGACCACACAGAGACCCTTGCCGTGGGCATATACGCCCCCGACTCGCTGGTAAATGACGTGAGGGAAGACTCTCTCAACTATCTGATTACCCTCAATCCCGATGCCGCCGGACACATATCCTACTCTATCGCATTCGCATCGGCCAAAGAAGAGGGCGCACCTGTAAGTCTCGCCAGGTGGCAGGCCTGCATGGACGACATCGCCGCCCGTCACCGTCAACCCTCGACCGTGACGGTATCACTGACCGAGCCCTCCGACACCGTCACCATAATGATGATCGGCGACTCTACCATGGCCGACAAAGTGCTGAAAGGCGAAAATCAGGAACGTGGCTGGGGACAGATGCTCCCCACTCTGCTCAACGGCCCCGTGCGCGTCGACAACCACGCCGTCAACGGACGCAGCTCCAAGAGCTTCATCGACGAAGGACGCTGGGACAAGGTTATCGAGCGTCTGCGCCCGGGCGACTATCTGATAATACAGTTCGGCCACAACGACGAGAAAGCCTCCGACCCCTCGCGCCATACCCTCCCGGGCTCTACATTCGACGCCAACCTTACCCGGTTTGCACGTGAGGCCCTCGCCAAAGGTGCCACTCCTATACTTATGAACTCTATCGTAAGGCGCAACTTCCCGGCGCCGGGAGCACCGACCGTCACCGTCGACGACAAATATAAAAAAGGATATCACCCCGAAGCATTCGACACCGAAGGCTCTCGGCTTGTCGACACCCACGGCCCCTATCTTGACCCGCCGCGACGAGTGGCCGAAAGCCTCGGACTACCGTTTATCGACATGAATGCCATCACCCACAATGCCATACAGGCTCTCGGACGCGACGCATCACGCGAATATTTCATGTGGATTCCGGCTGACACCTATCCGTTTGCCCCGGAAGGAAAAATCGACAATACCCACCTCAACATCAAGGGCGCCACATTCGTCGCCACACTCGCCGCACAGGCGCTCGCCGACACCCTCCCGCTTCTGCGCCCCTACATATCCGTAGCCCGCTGA
- the guaB gene encoding IMP dehydrogenase: protein MSSFIADRVKMEGLTFDDVLLIPAYSEVLPRTVDLTTRFSRRITLNVPLVSAAMDTVTEARLAIAIAREGGIGVIHKNMSIAEQARQVHAVKRAENGMIYDPVTILTGSTVRDALAMMEEYHIGGIPVVDSNKLLVGIVTNRDLRFERNLDRPVDEVMTKENLVTTRQSTNLEEAAAILQEHKIEKLPVVDSEGHLVGLVTYKDITKAKDKPNACKDALGRLRVAAGVGVTPDVMERATALVNAGVDAIVIDTAHGHSKGVVGVLRQIKETFPEIDVVVGNIATGEAARFLVENGADGVKVGIGPGSICTTRVIAGVGVPQLSAVYDVAKALEGTDVPLIADGGIRYSGDIVKALAAGAYSVMLGGMLAGVEESPGDTIIYNGRKYKAYRGMGSLEAMEKGSKDRYFQGGETDARKLVPEGIAARVPFKGSLYEVTYQMLGGLRSGMGYCGAANIEKLHEAKFTRITAAGVMESHPHDVAITSEAPNYSASHQ from the coding sequence ATGTCATCATTTATTGCAGACCGAGTGAAGATGGAGGGACTAACATTTGACGACGTCCTCCTTATTCCCGCTTACAGTGAAGTGCTTCCGCGCACAGTTGATCTCACCACAAGATTTTCCCGCCGTATTACATTGAATGTACCTCTGGTGTCGGCCGCCATGGACACCGTCACCGAGGCCCGTCTTGCCATCGCGATAGCGCGCGAGGGTGGCATTGGCGTTATCCACAAGAATATGTCGATTGCCGAGCAGGCCCGTCAGGTGCATGCAGTAAAGCGTGCCGAGAACGGTATGATTTACGACCCTGTGACTATACTTACCGGTAGCACAGTGCGCGACGCTCTCGCCATGATGGAGGAATACCATATCGGCGGCATACCCGTGGTAGACAGCAACAAGCTGCTGGTGGGTATTGTGACCAACCGCGACCTGCGCTTCGAGCGCAATCTTGACCGTCCGGTCGACGAGGTAATGACGAAGGAAAATCTCGTGACCACCCGTCAGTCGACCAATCTTGAGGAGGCGGCCGCCATACTTCAGGAGCACAAAATCGAGAAGCTGCCCGTAGTTGACAGCGAAGGCCATCTGGTAGGGCTGGTGACATACAAGGATATCACCAAGGCCAAGGACAAGCCCAATGCATGCAAGGACGCTCTGGGACGTCTGCGTGTAGCCGCCGGTGTGGGTGTGACCCCCGACGTGATGGAGCGTGCTACCGCACTTGTCAACGCCGGCGTCGACGCCATCGTAATCGACACTGCCCACGGCCACAGCAAGGGTGTGGTAGGCGTGTTGCGCCAGATTAAAGAGACTTTCCCCGAAATTGATGTGGTGGTAGGCAATATCGCTACCGGCGAGGCCGCCCGCTTCCTTGTAGAGAACGGTGCCGACGGTGTGAAGGTAGGTATCGGCCCCGGCTCGATATGCACTACCCGCGTAATCGCCGGAGTGGGTGTTCCCCAGCTTTCGGCCGTCTACGATGTGGCCAAGGCTCTCGAAGGCACCGATGTGCCTCTGATTGCCGACGGCGGCATACGCTATTCGGGCGATATCGTTAAGGCTCTTGCCGCAGGTGCTTACTCGGTGATGCTCGGCGGCATGCTCGCCGGCGTGGAGGAGAGCCCCGGCGACACCATTATATATAATGGCCGTAAATATAAGGCTTACCGCGGCATGGGTTCGCTGGAGGCCATGGAGAAGGGTTCGAAGGACCGCTACTTCCAGGGTGGCGAGACCGATGCCCGCAAGCTCGTGCCGGAGGGCATCGCCGCACGTGTGCCCTTCAAGGGGTCGCTCTACGAAGTCACCTATCAGATGCTCGGCGGTCTGCGCTCGGGTATGGGTTACTGCGGAGCCGCCAACATCGAGAAGCTGCATGAAGCGAAGTTTACCCGCATCACCGCAGCCGGAGTGATGGAGAGTCATCCCCACGATGTGGCCATCACGAGCGAGGCGCCCAACTACAGCGCATCACATCAGTAA